From Triticum aestivum cultivar Chinese Spring chromosome 4A, IWGSC CS RefSeq v2.1, whole genome shotgun sequence, a single genomic window includes:
- the LOC123083944 gene encoding uncharacterized mitochondrial protein AtMg00810-like yields MGTVRTLISCATNFGWALHQLHVKNAFLHGDLHEEVYMEIPPGFSKPETSRKVCKLRKSLYGLKQSPRAWFDRFRRAVCNMGYKQCNGDHTIFYQHSNCQITILAVYVDDIIITGDDDVEISRLKKSLSKEFEVKDLGQLKYFLGIEIARSPKGIVLSQRKYALDLLSDTSMLGCRPASTPIDQNHKLCAESGEPVDKEKYQRLVGRLIYLCHTRPDISYAVSVVSRYMHDPRSGHLEAVYRILRYLKGNPGRGLWFKKNGHLNIDGYCDADWGSCLDDRRSTSGYCVFVGGNWVSWRSKKQPVVSKSTAEAEYRAISQGLSEMLWVRNLLSELKVIRKDPLRLWCDNKSAISIANNPVQHDRTKHVEIDRFFIKEKLDDGIIRISYVSSIEQVADCLTKGLSVKECNSACDKMGMIDIYHPS; encoded by the coding sequence ATGGGCACAGTGAGAACCTTAATTTCTTGTGCCACTAACTTTGGTTGGGCTTTGCATCAGTTACATGTAAAGAATGCATTCCTGCATGGTGATTTACATGAGGAAGTTTACATGGAGATTCCACCTGGTTTCTCAAAGCCCGAGACATCAAGAAAGGTATGCAAGTTAAGGAAgtctttgtatggcctcaaacagtcTCCACGAGCATGGTTTGATAGATTCAGACGTGCTGTGTGCAATATGGGATATAAACAGTGCAATGGGGATCATACAATATTCTACCAGCACTCAAATTGTCAGATTACAATCCTTGCggtgtatgtggatgatattataatCACCGGAGATGATGATGTGGAAATATCACGACTGAAGAAGAGCCTGAGCAAGGAGTTTGAGGTAAAGGATTTAGGCCAACTGAAGTACTTTCTTGGTATAGAAATTGCTAGATCCCCTAAAGGAATTGTTCTGTCACAACGGAAGTACGCTCTCGACTTGCTTAGTGATACAAGCATGCTTGGGTGTAGGCCTGCTTCAACACCTATTGACCAGAATCATAAGTTATGTGCTGAATCTGGGGAACCGGTGGATAAGGAGAAGTACCAGAGACTTGTTGGAAGGCTCATCTACCTATGTCATACACGACCCGATATCTCATATGCAGTGAGTGTGGTGAGCAGATACATGCATGATCCTAGGAGTGGACACTTAGAGGCTGTCTATCGAATCCTCCGATATCTGAAGGGTAATCCAGGAAGGGGGCTATGGTTTAAGAAGAATGGGCATCTTAATATAGATGGATACTGTGATGCAGACTGGGGAAGTTGTTTGGATGACAGAAGATCAACTTCTGGTTATTGTGTGTTTGTTGGGGGAAACTGGGTGTCATGGCGAAGTAAGAAGCAGCCAGTGGTGTCCAAATCAACAGCTGAAGCTGAATATAGAGCTATTTCACAAGGCTTGAGTGAGATGTTATGGGTAAGAAATCTTCTCTCTGAGTTAAAGGTAATAAGGAAGGATCCCCTAAGGTTATGGTGTGATAATAAATCAGCTATCAGCATTGCTAATAATCCAGTTCAGCATGACAGAACCAAGCATGTCGAGATAGACCGCTTCTTCATCAAGGAGAAGTTAGATGATGGCATAATCAGGATAAGTTATGTGAGCTCTATAGAACAAGTGGCTGATTGTTTAACTAAGGGTTTAAGTGTCAAGGAGTGTAATTCTGCGTGTGACAAGATGGGAATGATAGATATCTATcacccatcttga
- the LOC123082396 gene encoding uncharacterized protein has protein sequence MGENQGLEKAIEKLAELLTAKIGAAASLNNAIVPHIEPIQKIDLMPNEIKLEGVTNYLSWSRRALLILRTKGLEGFVSGEAEEPGDKKTSEWRTWSSTNSLIVAWLLNSLSPTIAATVETISTATEAWKTLSKLYSGEGNVMLIAETEERVGELRQGENSVMEYVVELQHLWDDLDHYDPLDLPHADCIAAARKWIERRRVMQFLKGLNSEFEARRATLFHQPTLPALEDAIAAMAQEEVRLKLMKNNTTTPSHPAFIATDYKSRECFNCGEKGHLIRSCMAPRRNMRGRVRGYNRGGLRGGRGRGYSGGQRANVAVSEEGSSLATQEESKKRTESTGDKDHEDCIYGNFAHFVSTDEGEANGEEAWDWNQA, from the exons ATGGGAGAAAATCAGGGACTTGAGAAGGCAATTGAAAAATTGGCTGAGCTCCTAACAGCCAAGATAGGAGCTGCAGCATCTCTAAATAATGCAATTGTTCCTCACATTGAGCCAATTCAGAAAATTGACTTGATGCCAAATGAAATTAAGCTGGAAGGTGTTACGAATTATTTGAGCTGGTCAAGAAGGGCGCTACTCATCTTGAGGACTAAAGGGCTTGAGGGCTTTGTCAGTGGTGAGGCAGAGGAGCCAGGAGACAAGAAAACTTCAGAATGGAGGACATGGAGCAGTACCAACTCTTTGATAGTGGCATGGTTGTTGAACTCCTTGTCTCCAACCATTGCTGCAACTGTTGAGACTATCTCAACTGCTACTGAGGCATGGAAAACCCTCTCAAAACTGTACTCAGGTGAAGGGAATGTGATGTTAATAGCTGAAACAGAGGAGAGAGTTGGTGAACTCAGACAAGGGGAAAATTCTGTGATGGAGTATGTTGTTGAACTGCAGCATTTGTGGGATGATTTAGATCACTATGATCCTCTAGATTTGCCACATGCAGATTGCATAGCAGCTGCTAGAAAATGGATTGAACGCAGACGAGTGATGCAGTTTCTCAAAGGATTGAACTCTGAATTTGAGGCGAGACGTGCTACTTTATTTCATCAACCTACTCTACCTGCCTTAGAGGATGCCATAGCAGCAATGGCACAGGAGGAGGTCCGATTAAAGTTGATGAAGAACAATACAACGACTCCATCTCATCCAGCCTTCATAGCAACCGACTATAAGAGCAGAGAGTGCTTCAACTGCGGTGAGAAGGGTCATTTGATTCGTTCTTGCATGGCTCCACGTAGGAACATGCGTGGAAGGGTGAGaggatataaccgaggtggattaagGGGAGGTCGAGGCCGGGGATACTCTGGTGGTCAAAGGGCAAATGTGGCAGTCTCAGAAGAAGGATCCTCACTCGCAACCCAAGAAGAATCAAAGAAAAGAACAGAAAGCACAGGTGATAAGGATCATGAGGATTGTATTTACGGCAACTTTGCTCACTTTGTATCTACAGATGAAG GAGAGGCAAACGGGGAAGAGGCTTGGGACTGGAACCAGGCGTAA